One part of the Segnochrobactrum spirostomi genome encodes these proteins:
- a CDS encoding AEC family transporter, with protein sequence MFLPPPASMSFSAVLVLLVPVFGLMGLGWAAAASRTLPVSVGDALGSYAATIALPVLLFRALATAHFPPVSPWPLWITYFTGVTVAWGSAISPIADSSRATPGSASSPASPRPFPTPR encoded by the coding sequence TTGTTCCTCCCTCCCCCCGCTTCGATGTCCTTTTCCGCCGTTCTCGTTCTGCTCGTGCCGGTGTTCGGCCTGATGGGCCTCGGCTGGGCCGCCGCGGCGAGCCGCACGCTGCCGGTGTCGGTGGGCGACGCGCTCGGGAGCTATGCGGCGACGATCGCGCTGCCCGTTCTCCTGTTCCGCGCGCTCGCCACGGCGCACTTCCCCCCGGTCTCGCCGTGGCCGCTGTGGATCACCTACTTCACCGGGGTCACCGTCGCCTGGGGCTCGGCCATCTCGCCTATCGCCGACTCTTCAAGGGCGACGCCCGGCTCGGCATCGTCGCCGGCGTCTCCTCGGCCTTTTCCAACACCGCGATGA
- a CDS encoding shikimate kinase, with protein sequence MNAAPLVPGETARAIGRWLNSRSLVLVGMPGAGKTTIGRRLAQALGLSFVDADQEIERAAAMPIPEIFAIHGEPAFRDGEKRVIARLLDEGPSVLATGGGAFMAEETRAAIRDKGVSIWLKADFDTLYARVRRKSGRPLLNTADPEATLRALLEKRDPVFAQADLVVRSLDAPHDHVVQALIDALAARVAAETAPAEAVAPPEIAP encoded by the coding sequence ATGAACGCCGCCCCGCTTGTGCCGGGAGAAACCGCCCGCGCGATCGGGCGCTGGCTGAACAGCCGCTCCCTCGTCCTCGTCGGCATGCCGGGCGCCGGCAAGACCACGATCGGCCGCCGGCTCGCCCAGGCGCTCGGCCTCTCCTTCGTCGACGCCGATCAGGAGATCGAGCGCGCCGCGGCGATGCCGATTCCGGAGATCTTCGCCATCCACGGCGAGCCCGCCTTCCGTGACGGCGAAAAGCGGGTGATCGCCCGCCTCCTCGACGAGGGGCCGAGCGTTCTCGCGACCGGCGGCGGCGCCTTCATGGCCGAGGAGACTCGCGCCGCGATCCGCGACAAGGGCGTCTCGATCTGGCTCAAGGCGGATTTCGACACCCTCTATGCCCGCGTCCGCCGCAAGAGCGGCCGCCCGCTGCTCAACACCGCCGATCCCGAGGCGACCCTGCGCGCCCTTCTCGAAAAGCGCGACCCGGTGTTCGCCCAAGCCGACCTCGTGGTCCGCTCCCTCGACGCCCCCCACGATCATGTGGTGCAGGCTTTGATCGATGCCCTCGCCGCCCGCGTCGCGGCGGAGACGGCGCCAGCCGAAGCCGTCGCGCCCCCGGAGATTGCCCCGTGA
- a CDS encoding LysR family transcriptional regulator, protein MDRLEAMKLLVAVTEKGSFTAASRDLQVPLATLSRKVADLEAALGARLLVRTTRTLSLTEAGTAYVAAARRILEQVEEAERTAAGEFTAPRGELVLTAPVLFGRLHVLPIVADFLAAFAEIDVRLVLADRNLRLVDDHVDMGVRIGPLADSTMVATRIGTMRTVTCASPAFLAARGRPGQPADLTAMPCVAFDGPMATPAWRYRMPDGNLAEIPVRPRLSVTTAEAAAEAAVRGVGITRLLHYQVAGAVAAGALILLLEPFEPEPLPVHLVHAAHGQMPLKMRSFLDFAVPRLRRALTRLARGSGERDPALTDDIGKA, encoded by the coding sequence ATGGATCGCCTCGAAGCCATGAAGCTCCTCGTCGCCGTCACGGAGAAGGGCAGCTTCACCGCGGCGAGCCGCGATCTCCAGGTGCCGCTCGCGACGCTGAGCCGGAAGGTCGCCGACCTCGAAGCCGCCCTCGGCGCCCGCCTTCTCGTGCGCACCACCCGCACGCTGTCGCTGACCGAGGCGGGAACGGCCTACGTCGCCGCGGCGCGGCGCATTCTGGAGCAGGTCGAGGAGGCCGAACGGACGGCGGCGGGTGAATTCACCGCACCGCGCGGCGAGCTCGTGCTGACCGCGCCGGTGCTGTTCGGCCGGCTCCACGTGCTCCCGATCGTCGCCGATTTCCTCGCCGCCTTCGCCGAGATCGACGTCCGCCTGGTGCTCGCCGACCGCAATCTCCGCCTCGTCGACGACCACGTCGACATGGGCGTGCGGATCGGGCCGCTCGCGGACAGCACGATGGTCGCGACCCGGATCGGCACGATGCGCACGGTGACCTGCGCCAGCCCCGCCTTCCTCGCCGCTCGGGGACGTCCCGGGCAGCCGGCCGACCTCACGGCGATGCCGTGCGTCGCCTTCGACGGCCCGATGGCGACGCCCGCCTGGCGCTACCGGATGCCGGACGGCAACCTCGCCGAGATCCCGGTGCGCCCGCGGCTCTCGGTGACGACGGCGGAGGCGGCGGCCGAGGCGGCCGTGCGCGGCGTCGGCATCACGCGGCTCCTGCATTATCAGGTCGCCGGCGCGGTGGCGGCGGGCGCCCTCATCCTGCTCCTCGAGCCCTTCGAGCCGGAGCCCTTGCCGGTCCATCTCGTCCACGCCGCGCACGGGCAGATGCCGCTCAAGATGCGCAGCTTCCTCGATTTCGCCGTGCCCCGCCTGCGCCGCGCCCTGACGCGGCTCGCCCGCGGCAGCGGCGAGCGGGACCCCGCCCTGACGGACGACATCGGAAAGGCTTGA
- a CDS encoding AEC family transporter, giving the protein MVAGVSSAFSNTAMIGIPLVFTAYGPRGDAPLLFLLSIHLPVMTIAATLMFERIEMAEAGHGRMPWGHFARRVSLNIVRNPIAIGIAAGALARWAGLSLDGPFGTIVRELADTAVPCALFALGMSLKRYGLRDHLGASSVIVVLKLVVMPAVVLVMARYVFGLPPVWTGVATVVAGASTGVNAYLIASRAGAGVGLACNAITLSTVAATLTTGFWLSLAGGG; this is encoded by the coding sequence ATCGTCGCCGGCGTCTCCTCGGCCTTTTCCAACACCGCGATGATCGGCATCCCCCTCGTCTTCACGGCCTATGGGCCGCGGGGCGACGCACCGCTCCTTTTTCTGCTCTCCATCCACCTGCCGGTGATGACGATCGCGGCGACCTTGATGTTCGAGCGCATCGAGATGGCCGAGGCGGGCCACGGGCGGATGCCGTGGGGCCATTTCGCCCGTCGCGTCTCCCTCAACATCGTGCGCAACCCGATCGCGATCGGCATCGCGGCCGGCGCCCTCGCCCGCTGGGCCGGCCTCTCCCTCGACGGCCCGTTCGGCACCATCGTGCGCGAGCTCGCCGACACCGCGGTGCCGTGCGCCCTGTTTGCGCTCGGCATGAGCCTCAAGCGCTACGGCCTGCGCGACCATCTCGGCGCGAGCAGCGTCATCGTCGTCCTGAAGCTCGTGGTGATGCCGGCCGTGGTGCTGGTGATGGCGCGCTACGTGTTCGGCCTGCCGCCGGTGTGGACGGGCGTCGCGACCGTGGTCGCCGGGGCCTCCACCGGGGTCAACGCCTACCTGATCGCGAGCCGCGCCGGCGCCGGCGTCGGCCTCGCCTGCAACGCCATCACCCTCTCCACCGTCGCCGCCACCCTGACGACCGGCTTCTGGCTCTCGCTCGCCGGAGGTGGGTGA
- the aroB gene encoding 3-dehydroquinate synthase has translation MTASPAPLATDGAPLVVPVPLAGKAYDILIGPGLVARAGAEIAARFGAVAVTIVTDEAVAAHHLGPLAESFAAAGLAHESVVLPPGEQTKSFASLEHVVDAVLAQRRERGDLVVALGGGVIGDLAGFVAAIVRRGMRFVQIPTTLLSQVDSSVGGKTGINTPRGKNLVGAFHQPSLVLADTATLTTLSPRHVRAGYAEIAKYGLIDDPDLFAWLEANHGAVTGLDPAALAHAVAASCRAKARVVVEDEFETEGARALLNLGHTFGHALETATGYGERLIHGEAVAIGVALAFRFSAQLGLCPPEDAARVAAHLHAAGLPTRLSDVPGDLPDDAALVALMAQDKKVKRGKLTFILARGIGQSFIANDVDPAAVTAFLGTERGR, from the coding sequence GTGACCGCTTCCCCCGCGCCCCTCGCCACCGACGGTGCCCCGCTCGTCGTGCCCGTGCCGCTCGCCGGCAAGGCCTACGATATCCTGATCGGTCCGGGCCTCGTCGCCCGCGCCGGTGCCGAGATCGCCGCGCGCTTCGGCGCGGTCGCGGTCACCATCGTCACCGACGAGGCGGTGGCCGCACATCATCTCGGCCCCCTCGCCGAGAGCTTCGCCGCGGCCGGCCTCGCCCATGAGAGCGTCGTGCTGCCGCCCGGCGAGCAGACCAAGAGCTTCGCCTCGCTCGAGCACGTCGTCGATGCCGTCCTCGCCCAGCGGCGCGAACGCGGCGACCTCGTCGTCGCCCTCGGCGGCGGCGTGATCGGCGACCTCGCCGGCTTCGTCGCGGCGATCGTCCGGCGCGGCATGCGCTTCGTCCAGATCCCGACGACGCTGCTCTCCCAGGTCGATTCCTCGGTCGGCGGCAAGACCGGCATCAACACGCCGCGCGGCAAGAACCTGGTCGGCGCCTTCCACCAGCCGAGCCTGGTGCTCGCGGACACCGCGACGCTCACCACGCTGTCGCCCCGGCATGTGCGCGCCGGCTATGCCGAGATCGCCAAATACGGCCTGATCGACGATCCCGATTTGTTCGCCTGGCTCGAGGCGAACCACGGCGCCGTGACCGGGCTCGACCCGGCCGCGCTCGCCCACGCGGTGGCGGCGAGCTGCCGGGCGAAGGCCCGGGTCGTCGTCGAGGACGAGTTCGAGACCGAGGGCGCCCGCGCCCTCCTCAATCTCGGCCACACCTTCGGCCACGCGCTGGAGACGGCGACCGGCTACGGCGAGCGGCTGATCCACGGCGAGGCGGTGGCGATCGGCGTCGCCCTCGCCTTCCGCTTTTCCGCGCAGCTCGGCCTCTGCCCGCCGGAGGATGCCGCCCGCGTCGCCGCGCACCTTCACGCCGCCGGCCTGCCGACCCGGCTTTCCGACGTGCCGGGCGACCTGCCGGACGATGCCGCCTTGGTCGCCCTGATGGCCCAGGACAAGAAGGTGAAGCGCGGCAAGCTCACCTTCATCCTGGCGCGCGGCATCGGCCAGAGCTTCATCGCCAACGACGTCGATCCGGCGGCGGTGACGGCCTTCCTCGGCACCGAACGGGGGCGCTGA
- a CDS encoding pyridoxamine 5'-phosphate oxidase family protein has protein sequence MSYGFLDIATTPSVRAAQAAMGSDHLWDGGPDRDFDRFGPDEAAFIAARDSFYMATVSETGWPYVQHRGGPRGFLKVVDDRTLAFADFRGNRQYISTGNIMAGDRACLFLMDYPHRARLKIYVHAEIVPLEADPALAALVATPTYRGRAERIFRLTLAAFDWNCSQHITPRFTTEEVAAAIRRRDGSVIGVGDDPGLAEGLRARVAALEAENAALTARLAAQTNDPK, from the coding sequence ATGTCCTACGGCTTTCTCGACATCGCGACGACGCCGAGCGTCCGCGCCGCCCAGGCGGCGATGGGCAGCGACCATCTCTGGGACGGCGGGCCGGACCGCGACTTCGACCGGTTCGGCCCGGACGAGGCCGCCTTCATCGCCGCCCGCGACAGCTTCTACATGGCGACCGTCTCCGAGACCGGCTGGCCCTATGTCCAGCATCGCGGCGGTCCGCGCGGCTTCCTCAAGGTGGTCGACGACCGCACCCTCGCCTTCGCGGATTTCCGCGGCAACCGGCAATATATCAGCACCGGCAACATCATGGCCGGCGACCGCGCGTGCCTGTTCCTGATGGATTACCCGCACCGGGCGCGGCTCAAGATCTATGTCCACGCCGAGATCGTCCCCCTCGAAGCCGACCCCGCGCTCGCGGCGCTGGTCGCGACCCCGACCTATCGCGGACGGGCCGAGCGCATCTTTCGCCTCACGCTCGCGGCGTTCGACTGGAACTGCTCCCAGCACATCACGCCCCGCTTCACGACCGAGGAGGTCGCCGCCGCGATCCGCCGCCGCGACGGCAGCGTGATCGGGGTGGGGGACGACCCCGGCCTCGCCGAAGGCCTGCGTGCCCGCGTCGCCGCGCTCGAAGCGGAGAACGCCGCGCTGACCGCGCGCCTTGCGGCGCAAACAAACGATCCGAAGTGA
- a CDS encoding GreA/GreB family elongation factor has protein sequence MSRAFVKESDGAEDLPERPVSPERNLVTRRGLALIEAEIAAGREALTSATAAGDRAGIARASRDLRYWTTRRANAEPVDPPGGAAVTFGVAVTVETEAGARRTFRIVGEDEADPTAGRIGWTAPVARRLMGREIGDEVTLPAGPAEIVAIESAPERA, from the coding sequence ATGAGTCGTGCCTTCGTCAAGGAATCCGACGGCGCCGAGGATCTGCCGGAGCGCCCGGTCAGCCCCGAGCGCAACCTCGTCACCCGCCGCGGCCTCGCTTTGATCGAGGCCGAGATCGCGGCGGGCCGCGAGGCGCTGACGAGCGCGACCGCCGCCGGCGACCGGGCCGGCATCGCCCGGGCCTCGCGGGATCTGCGTTATTGGACGACGCGCCGCGCCAATGCTGAGCCGGTCGATCCGCCGGGCGGCGCCGCCGTGACCTTCGGCGTCGCCGTCACGGTCGAGACGGAGGCCGGCGCCCGGCGCACCTTCCGCATCGTCGGCGAGGACGAGGCCGACCCGACCGCCGGCCGCATCGGCTGGACCGCCCCGGTCGCCCGCCGGCTGATGGGCCGCGAGATCGGCGACGAGGTGACGCTGCCGGCCGGGCCGGCCGAGATCGTCGCGATCGAGTCCGCGCCGGAACGCGCCTGA
- a CDS encoding nuclear transport factor 2 family protein, with protein sequence MTDQRPPLPPFTLESATQKVRLAEDGWNSRDPARVALAYTTDTRWRNRAEFVEGREAVVAFLARKWARELDYRLIKELWAFRDNRIAVRFAYEWHDDSGHWFRSYGNENWEFDENGLMRRRLASINDLPIRDADRLYRWPLGRRPDDHPGLGDLGL encoded by the coding sequence ATGACCGACCAACGCCCGCCGCTGCCGCCCTTCACTTTGGAGAGCGCGACCCAGAAGGTCCGCCTCGCCGAGGACGGCTGGAACAGCCGCGACCCGGCGCGGGTCGCCCTCGCCTACACGACGGATACCCGGTGGCGAAACCGCGCCGAGTTCGTCGAGGGTCGCGAGGCCGTGGTCGCCTTCCTCGCCCGCAAGTGGGCGCGCGAGCTCGACTACCGCCTCATCAAGGAGCTCTGGGCGTTCCGCGACAACCGCATCGCCGTCCGCTTCGCCTATGAATGGCACGACGACAGCGGCCACTGGTTCCGCTCCTACGGCAACGAGAACTGGGAGTTCGACGAGAACGGCCTGATGCGCCGCCGCCTCGCGAGCATCAACGACCTGCCGATCCGGGATGCCGACCGGCTCTATCGTTGGCCGCTCGGCCGCCGCCCGGACGACCATCCGGGCCTCGGCGATCTCGGTCTCTAA